One Argentina anserina chromosome 6, drPotAnse1.1, whole genome shotgun sequence genomic window, cttcaactcttcggatctccctcctccggcagcCAATCGGTAAGATTCTTttcccattttgaaggtctccttccatattacaaaccctccaaaaaaTTTAACCTCAATCGTTGTGTGTTAGGAAAATCgatgaaaaaaaatcctaagtttttaaattgggacttttctatttttgttaaattgaaatgtttaggctcagaattagactttgtagtgaactaggaagttgttaggaatgtcatttagattgtagTGATGagatttggtggtcattggtggcggtcggtcaACAGTGGCGCCGCATGAACAGCACTATGAACATAAATATGAACATGACTCTATAaacagtaaacatgaacagtgtttactAAACAGTACATTTAAACAGTGTTTaataaaacagtaaaatatgaatagtgttttatgagcaacatttagctgtactgaaaaatcatcacctgatattttacatatcattttctaagcattttattatGCTATTatgtgactgacgaaacgagtgaggaaattacttttagtgtcgtggaagttgcacgtaggaaataaggtgagtaaacctcacaatgatcatcatgatcgaagtagtattataattattgaatttagtttgaatgtcaccatagtcgttgcatcacttgtttataaaatttattttaaaaatatgttttggtttaaattacatgaacttgatcgtctacggttcattggtaagtgaaacgctattttaataaataattttgaaaaagtttttgtgattatagactatggtgaatgtgagtaaaatctcacagtgacaaATCTACCTTAGCGGATATTCATAATTAcacttattttaaaagattaaactatgatatgtatatgatatagtgggttatgtatgtgtataattggtaaaatcgatacatatatatgggttgctatattatatactgtcatattcccgttttcaaataagttcatttatagtattgatatttatttatttgagcatgtcacttggttttttacaataacatgtgatgattgttttgtacgtggttttaacttgagttatgttaaaccgtttttgttgtcttcggaccagtcttcggacatgtaggtatgtcggaacctagccttggtcggacgaaagttacgatacaattAGAGTTCTAGCCTGTGTGCCAGTGTACTGGCATGAGacgtaacatatgggttaccaGCTtgtgagtacccatatttttgggagtATTGGGTGACATATGGGTTACCCAATGCCCGTCGGTGTTCtgtatgaggggtaacagatgagtacttgggtctcatgagtacccgtattataaatgtaattgggtaaacagatgggttgcctgatttctcatgagcacttatatttttagatattatttgaaaaccagatgggccgtcctttgactcatgagtacatttataattggatgtttcaatatttattctcgtattactatgcatgttattttgttgttttattcATACAAACTGCAAACCTTACCAGATTTGTgttttacaatcccggtgcatctattcgatggtgtaagtGATAGttccgcatgtgtggattagtagaattagagggctttcgctgaagattgtcgaagattTCTGTCTGCTGTTTGtagtgaggattgagtgaattttatatttctattagttgtgtattattcaaggtactgagtcatgatgtggactcagtttcgatacattattatgataagatgatttcaatatacttgagattgttttagaattttatggttttaaattcaaaattttatcattcgaaattcgggTCGTGACAAACTGGCGGCAGTGCACACCCCATATCTTTCAAagtaaaattcaaacaaacaaCTAGGTGTCTAGCTAGTCCATGAACCACATCCTTTCACGCATTTCAACAAACACCTTATCTCACATTCGAAAACCCACACTTCAAAATTTAAATACATATCAATCATAATGTTTCTcacaatttaattaaatggGATTTCCTAGTATTTTAACAGACCAACACCGATGGTGTTTagaccaaattttttttattttataaaacacATTTCTATCTTGATCAACTTTAGATAAAGCGATTATTCAACAGCGATAACATAATAAGTGTGTATTCAGTGGATGAATAAGAATTTATATCCTAATACACCATGAACTACTAAACTACATACGGCTTTCACTAAACTaccaaatttttatttattttataaaacacATTTCTATCTTGATCAACTTTAGATATAGCGATTATTCAACAGCGATAACATAATAAGTGTGTATTCAGTGGATGAATAAGAATTTATATCCTAATACACCATGAACTACTAAACTACATACGGCTTTCACTAGCTACatcagctagctagcttgttATTCTTTCCTTGTACTACTTTATTAGTTTATTGGATAATGATTATTACTATTGAGGGCATCTTGCTGAATATCCAGATCCTCCATAATAGAAATGAGTTCCAAATCCCTTGGCTTTATTTTGCTGAATAAGATTGTAGCAAGGAGGCTTTGTGACATATGTGATAAGCCTTTCTGCATCTACAAATTTTCCAGAGCTGGCCAAGTACTGCATATTTCGAAAATAGCTTGCTTTGCCATAGCCTTCACTAGGGAAATGACCACTCCCCATCTGAGTTCGCGTGTGACGACCGCCAGGTTCTGAATTGTAGACCTCACCACCCCAGGTGACCATATCAGCACTGCCTTGCAGACTAGGTAAGATTTTGTCCGGCCAGTATCCTAATGCTTGATCTTGCACCATAAGCCACCACTGTCCGACCGATTTGTGCTGATGCATTGAACGAACGAAATCATATATTTGCAATTTCTGCTCAATATTATTCTCTGAACGTTACATAAACAGccacattttttcttttaggaCTTACCTTGTATATGCTTATGAATATCTCAGCTTGCTTCCCATTGTAGGTCGAAACAGGTTTTATGACTGAACCCAGGGCAAACTTTCTATTTACTTGGATGAAACCAGAACACTCAAGATTGTAGCAACCATCTTTGTAATTATGGCCCTTTTGAACACAGATTGATGCTTGGTATAAGTTTCTACGTACTTCATGAAACATTTAAAATAGTTCGAACTTGTAACTAGAAGGATAAAAGATATATACTTACTGTCCAGTATGTGAAGAACCTAGTTTGATTGTCATACGATCTAGTCTGGAATCACGTAATGgcataattaatcaaaactcAGAAGTTAGTCATTCGATCATTCCATAGAAACTTAAACAACAAACATGCGTACATTAacataataacaaaaaaaaacttactatCCAGCCAGCTTCAACAGTACTTTGTGCTCCACCATCTGCAGCTCCCAGTCCTCCCACTACCCATATCTGGGATATACTCTCCCCATTCTCTGATAAAGGGCTCCATACGTTCACAGATGTGTGTGCTCCGTAATATTGGCCGCGTGCCGTACTAACTGTGGCGTactgaaattaatttttgGATCCTTAAGGTTAGAAATTAAGAACAAGTAATATAAGAGATTCCATTATTAAAAGATGGGTGAAAAGCAGTGGCCGGATGGGTAACCTCATGATTATCTGGAGCTGTCAACTTGAGAACGTCGCTCTGATTAAACTGTGGGATAGATTTGGGAGtagaaatattgaaagccTGAGTTCGAAGTATGGGGATTGTTCCTTCTGGGCACTCTTCCTCTAATAACCAGGATTGCAGTACTTGTTCGTCATTTTGATGAGAACTGTCTGTTTCATTAGATCCATTTGGATACGGAGGCGGTGTCAGCTATTACATGAAAACAACGAAACCATCTCAGTCTAACTTCAAAAGCGAAATTTCTTCTGCTCCTAAAGTAAATTCATAAACTTTTCAAAAAAAACGTAAATGAATGGAATGTATATTGATTTAAGGTTTGAATgcaaagaagagagagaaaccaAATATTAAATTCAATGCATGCATGGTGGTGTTGCAGATaattgtatgtatgtatgtatgtatatttatataatataaaggGCACATGATCGAACGTATGAGCATCATTTTATTTCTAGTTCGACCAGGAGTCCAGGACTACAAACAATCAAGCTATTAGAAATTAGAGCAAACCTGTATAGTAAGATTTTTGAGAAGTGGATGATTAAGAGCAGGCTGCTTATAGATGTCAACGCAATCTATCACATCACCTCCATCGCCCTGTTAATCAAATAGCATTAGAGCAGTACAGTTAATGTTCGATCTCAAAAACATAATGGAAATCAGCTAAGACAGATCGGAGTTTTGTAGAATCGATTAAGGGTAACGTACGAAGGTTTAAAGTACACTTACTTCGACCTTTATGGTTTTGATTATTATATTATTCTGCTCCGCAGTTTCAACTCTTCTGCAATCAACAGCTTCCTtgttcaaaatcaaaattgttACTACTAAGATAAAAGTTAAGCCTCTAACTCTTGGGTAACAATTGCCATAGACTAGAAAATTCTCCATCGATTAGAAAACCTACTTAAGGAGAATGTGTTGAATTATATAACCAATGTATACTACTTATATACCTAGGCTCTGTTTGGTTGACAATGTCAAGAcatgtatataaattaatttctttcCATACCTAATTTGGAATGAAATAGATGTTTGTATTTATACGTGGATGTTTTAAAGAtattgaaatttaaaatttaaaattattttagcaagtcattaaaatgaaatatttaattaaaattttcattaaaagtCATTTATAAGGAAAGAAGATGCAATTTAAAATGAATCTAATCTTTGTTGTTGGGAATTGAAATATGATATGGTAATTTATTTGAGGTTTTAAGAAGAAGTCAAATTTCAATTAAATCAcatttatttttgggatctgaAATTTGGACTCCATATTTTACTTTCTACACTCCTCTCATAGGCCATTTACCAAAGTACCCCTAGCTTATTGTAAAACTGATATCAATTGAACAGACCCCTAGCTTATTGTAAAACTGATATCAATTGAACAGACCTCTCTCATCAAATTTTCGGAACCACTGAACCACAAAGATGGAAAACCAATTACCCCAGTTGATTGCCGATGGTGGTGGATTGTTTACATTTCGATCGAGGATTAAGGCATAGACGAATGACTAGCCGGAGACAGTGAACAAGGTGGCCGTGGTTATGGAGGAAAAAGGTAGTGGGTGTGGAAGGAGAGAGCTTAATTGGGTGGGTGTAGAGAATGGAATCAAGGTTTTCCCATGATGATGGACTTTACCATCTTGTTTCAATAATTCAATCTTTTATTGTCATATAACTAACACGGTATATTGGTTACAGTAGCCAAGGTTCCGAGAGAGATAATTGAAGAAGACAGAAGTGGAGCAAAACGTAGTGCAGACCAATGTTTTCAGATGCGAAAAAGAAGGCGAAGGCGACATGGTCAAGCCTCACAAGGCGAGAGCATCGGCGTGCAAAGGCGATCGCCTTAATCGCCTTTCCAACaaacattaatttaattaaaaatatatatattagtcttAAACAACATTAGACACacataaatgatttttttttcactataaCAGAGGATGTACTCCTCTAAGTATCAAAGCAGCCCAACCAAATGTTTATATGCACCTAGCTTATAGCCAAACAGATGGTTTATATGCATCTAGCTTAT contains:
- the LOC126797159 gene encoding uncharacterized protein LOC126797159 → MQECGTSSAALRLEDERVEVGREENEEEALNLMAIRSELLIAGVMNKGRVETAEQNNIIIKTIKVEGDGGDVIDCVDIYKQPALNHPLLKNLTIQLTPPPYPNGSNETDSSHQNDEQVLQSWLLEEECPEGTIPILRTQAFNISTPKSIPQFNQSDVLKLTAPDNHEYATVSTARGQYYGAHTSVNVWSPLSENGESISQIWVVGGLGAADGGAQSTVEAGWITRSYDNQTRFFTYWTGHNYKDGCYNLECSGFIQVNRKFALGSVIKPVSTYNGKQAEIFISIYKHKSVGQWWLMVQDQALGYWPDKILPSLQGSADMVTWGGEVYNSEPGGRHTRTQMGSGHFPSEGYGKASYFRNMQYLASSGKFVDAERLITYVTKPPCYNLIQQNKAKGFGTHFYYGGSGYSARCPQ